The proteins below are encoded in one region of Manis pentadactyla isolate mManPen7 chromosome 2, mManPen7.hap1, whole genome shotgun sequence:
- the ASXL2 gene encoding putative Polycomb group protein ASXL2 isoform X5: protein MAVPSSQPLSLKTVRAASDSVPARPALWEGKQSDGQSSSPQNSNSSFSSSVKVESPLLGLGKKSFQRSDRLHTRQMKRTKCAEIDVETPDSILVNTNLRALINKHTFSVLPGDCQQRLLLLLPEVDRQVGPDGLMKLNGSALNNEFFTSAAQGWKERLSEGEFTPEMQVRIRQEIEKEKKVEPWKEQFFESYYGQSSGLSLEDSKKLTASPSDPKVKKTLAEQPKSMLPSEASPVSIVPVIPQLESKEVMQMSSPVRKEEHESQDKVQPNSKSTEPLLCSSSSTNELSSVFPTKCPKDEDRLEQKPVASAEQESEKENHLTATSNYIKNESQEALVTSPSKPKSPGVEKPIVKPVEASPQEPTVKEPSSALVDHSPESLKRKSSLIQEEAPLSWEKRPRVTENRQHQQPFQISPQPFLNRGDRIQVRKVPPLKIPVSRISPMPFPTPQVSPRARFPISITSPNRTGARTLADIKAKAQLVKAQRAAAAAAAAAAAAATVGGTIPGPGPGGGQGPGEGGERRTAKGGSPDSDRASETGKGPALELAGTGSRRGTRELLPCGPETQPQFETKTPDQAQPHSVSGAQLQQTPSVPPASAISGPCTDVPPPAHTNTPPPALGKPNNEKLNNARAAATVASLQGPNICRQEKAPSSSTDPALISGASPAHFSADGTGEPRADSGQNIPNPLTSAETTASASVGATPSALTSVLTTATLEKLPVSQASVTVAPTGSAPSLSTLPAAFSLKTLGTSANMNGPIPRPSSSIPANNPLVTQLLQGKDVPMEQILPKPLTKVEMKTVPLTTKEDKGAGALTGTNVTENSSGEKGTERPSQPALQQLSKTLQSKQLPQVPRPLQLFSGKDLRDSCIDTHQYQEGLSRATQDQILQTLIQRVRRQNVLSLVQPAQFNFTHSGFHLEDISTSQRFMLGFAGRRTSKPAMAGHYLLNISTYGRGPENLRRTHSVNTEDRVCVSSPMEALKMGHTDSKCATGDSSSGREEDSDEESTGDEQESVRVKEEPQAFQSSGKCEASSGRHIREALSTSDGLAKENVKAETPVHEQTTLSKESYLFTRGQTFDEKTLARDFLQAAQKQMAQAVRGKTMRSSPELFDSTILPLPADSPTHQPLLLPPLQTPKLYGSPTQIGPSYRGMINVSTSSDMDHNSAVPGMPDCSQVSSNVGDVMSFSVTVTTIPASQAMNPSSHGQTIPVQAFPEENSIEDTPSKCYCRLKAMIMCKGCGAFCHDDCIGPSKLCVSCLVVR, encoded by the exons ATGGCCGTGCCCTCCAGCCAGCCCCTCTCTCTGAAGACCGTCAGAGCAGCCAGTGACTCTGTGCCTGCCAGACCCG CTCTCTGGGAAGGAAAACAATCTGATGGACAGTCAAGCAGTCCTCAGAACTCAAACTCTAGCTTTTCTTCTTCGGTTAAAGTGGAAAGTCCTTTGCTAGGCTTGGGAAAGAAGTCATTCCAGAGGTCTGATAGGCTCCACACAA GGCAAATGAAGAGGACTAAATGTGCTGAAATTGATGTTGAGACACCAGACTCCATTCTGGTCAATACAAATCTGCGAGCATTGATCAACAAACACACCTTTTCAGTCCTTCCTGGAGATTGCCAACAGCGACTGCTTTTACTACTTCCAGAGGTGGATCGACAG GTTGGTCCAGATGGTCTGATGAAGTTAAATGGCTCAGCCCTTAACAATGAGTTCTTCACTTCAGCAGCCCAAGGCTGGAAGGAAAGACTCTCAGAAG GTGAGTTTACACCTGAGATGCAGGTGAGAATTCGACAAGAGAttgagaaggagaaaaaagtagaACCATGGAAAGAACAATTCTTTGAAAGCTACTATGGTCAGAG TTCTGGCCTGAGCCTTGAGGattcaaagaaattgacagcatcACCCAGTGATCCCAAAGTAAAGAAAACCCTGGCTGAGCAACCAAAATCCATGCTTCCTTCCGAGGCCTCTCCTGTCAGTATAGTCCCAGTAATTCCCCAATTAGAGTCTAAAGAAGTCATGCAGATGTCATCACCAGTCAGAAAAGAAGAGCACGAAAGCCAAGACAAGGTGCAGCCAAACTCCAAATCCACAGAGCCCCTACTTTGCTCTTCTAGCAGTACAAATGAGCTTAGCAGTGTTTTCCCCACCAAGTGCCCAAAGGATGAGGACCGCTTGGAGCAGAAGCCAGTTGCCTCTGCTGAACAGGAGTCTGAGAAAGAGAATCATCTCACTGCAACTTCAAATTATATCAAAAATGAAAGCCAAGAAGCTTTAGTTACATCCCCAAGCAAACCCAAGAGTCCTGGGGTGGAAAAACCAATAGTGAAGCCCGTGGAAGCAAGTCCACAGGAGCCCACTGTGAAAGAGCCTTCATCAGCTCTGGTTGATCACAGCCCAGAGAGTCTCAAGAGGAAATCTTCTCTCATCCAAGAAGAGGCCCCTCTGAGCTGGGAGAAAAGGCCACGTGTCACTGAGAATCGCCAACACCAGCAGCCATTTCAAATCTCGCCACAGCCCTTTCTCAATAGAGGGGACAGGATCCAGGTGCGAAAAGTACCTCCTCTCAAG ATCCCGGTCTCCAGAATCTCCCCCATGCCTTTTCCTACACCGCAGGTCTCTCCCAGGGCTCGTTTTCCAATCTCCATCACTAGTCCTAACAGAACAGGAGCCAGAACTCTTGCAGACATCAAAGCAAAAGCCCAGCTGGTCAAAGCCCAGAGGgcagcagctgcagctgcagccGCGGCCGCCGCAGCCGCCACAGTTGGAGGGACCATTCCAGGACCTGGCCCAGGGGGTGGACAAGGTCCAGGAGAGGGTGGGGAAAGGAGAACTGCTAAAGGAGGGAGTCCAGACTCGGACAGAGCCAGTGAAACTGGAAAGGGCCCCGCACTGGAACTGGCAGGAACTGGAAGCAGGAGAGGTACGAGAGAGCTTTTACCCTGTGGTCCAGAGACTCAGCCCCAATTTGAGACCAAGACCCCAGACCAGGCACAGCCTCATAGTGTCTCTGGAGCACAACTACAGCAAACCCCCTCAGTGCCTCCAGCATCTGCCATCAGTGGACCCTGCACAGATGTCCCACCACCAGCCCACACTAACACACCCCCACCAGCTTTAGGGAAACCGAATAATGAAAAACTGAACAACGCCAGGGCAGCAGCCACAGTGGCCTCTCTGCAAGGGCCCAATATTTGCAGGCAGGAGAAGGCACCTTCATCTTCAACAGATCCTGCTCTAATCTCAGGTGCCTCACCTGCTCATTTTTCAGCAGATGGCACAGGTGAGCCCAGAGCAGATTCTGGTCAGAACATACCAAACCCTTTGACCTCAGCAGAGACAACAGCTAGTGCTTCAGTGGGTGCAACTCCCTCTGCTTTAACGTCTGTATTAACCACAGCCACTTTAGAAAAGCTTCCTGTATCCCAGGCCAGTGTGACTGTAGCACCTACTGGATCAGCTCCATCCTTGAGCACTTTGCCAGCAGCTTTTAGCCTTAAAACTCTAGGAACGTCTGCAAATATGAATGGACCCATTCCAAGGCCGAGCTCTAGTATCCCTGCTAATAATCCTTTGGTCACCCAGCTGCTCCAGGGCAAAGATGTTCCCATGGAGCAAATTCTGCCTAAACCTCTCACCAAAGTTGAAATGAAGACTGTTCCACTGACTACAAAAGAGGACAAGGGGGCAGGAGCACTCACAGGCACCAACGTAACAGAAAATAGCTCCGGAGAGAAAGGTACTGAGAGGCCGTCTCAGCCAGCTCTACAGCAGCTGAGTAAAACCTTGCAAAGTAAGCAGCTCCCCCAGGTTCCAAGACCCCTTCAGCTCTTTTCAGGTAAGGATCTGAGGGACTCTTGCATTGACACACACCAATACCAAGAAGGACTGAGTAGAGCAACCCAAGATCAGATTCTTCAGACTCTCATCCAAAGGGTTCGGAGGCAGAATGTTCTCTCCCTTGTACAGCCCGCTCAGTTCAACTTCACTCACTCAGGTTTCCATTTAGAAGACATCTCCACAAGCCAGAGGTTCATGCTGGGGTTTGCTGGCAGAAGGACAtcgaagcctgcaatggcaggtCACTACTTACTCAATATTTCCACCTATGGCCGCGGTCCAGAGAACTTGAGGAGGACCCATTCTGTCAACACAGAAGACCGTGTTTGTGTGAGCAGCCCCATGGAGGCCTTGAAAATGGGACATACAGACAGTAAATGTGCAACAGGTGATAGTAGCAGTGGCAGGGAAGAAGACAGTGACGAGGAAAGTACTGGTGATGAGCAGGAATCTGTCAGGGTGAAGGAGGAGCCCCAGGCTTTTCAGAGCTCTGGCAAGTGTGAAGCAAGTTCAGGACGCCACATAAGAGAAGCTCTATCAACCAGTGATGGTTTAGCTAAAGAGAATGTGAAGGCAGAGACACCAGTGCATGAGCAAACCACTTTAAGCAAGGAGAGTTACCTGTTCACTAGAGGCCAAACATTTGATGAAAAGACCCTAGCCAGAGATTTTCTTCAGGCAGCACAGAAGCAAATGGCTCAAGCAGTAAGAGGTAAGACAATGCGTAGCAGTCCTGAGCTGTTCGATTCTACCATTCTTCCTTTACCTGCAGATAGTCCCACCCATCAGCCTCTCCTCCTTCCACCACTGCAAACTCCAAAGCTTTATGGAAGCCCCACACAGATCGGGCCAAGCTACAGAGGCATGATCAATGTCTCCACTTCATCTGACATGGACCATAACTCTGCTGTACCGGGGATGCCTGACTGTAGCCAGGTATCTAGCAACGTAGGTGATGTCATGTCCTTTTCTGTGACTGTCACTACCATCCCTGCTAGTCAAGCTATGAATCCCAGCAGCCATGGCCAGACCATTCCTGTTCAGGCCTTTCCGGAAGAGAACAGCATAGAGGACACGCCTTCCAAATGTTACTGCCGATTGAAAGCCATGATCATGTGTAAGGGGTGTGGAGCTTTCTGCCAC